acaaaccacgtggactaactagtttgcctagttgatcatttctcaggtgcataagtttaTATACAACtagtctaaatcgactgtccggaataccgtagattattccggacaagagaagttttttttgaaaaaaaacctatgcgcggaccgtccggtcgttgtaaaaccagaaaaacccgaaggtgacaggttcggtaaaatgcatttttagtgTCCTCACAGACCGTCCGGAGTGCACGGATCTTCCTCTAGCTCCGCGCCCACATCAGGGCACCTCACCGAGATGCAGTCCGGAAAGCGCGTCGCGCGTGAGTTCAACAACATGCTTGAGGAGGCCGCTCGTGTTGTGCGAGAGTTCGTTGAGCGACCCATCACCAGTCGCCACACCGAGCTGCGCAGGGAAGAAGAGACGGTGATAGAGAGGGCGGGTGGCATGTGGGTACTAAATAAGAGGCAACAACGACAATTCATCATGTAATCAGTTTTTTTAAGCTGAGGATACCCTCTTAGTCAAACATCTCTCCCAACTAGCTCCAACTCCACGTGAAGCTGCTTCAGCTAGAGTTGAGTGGAGCACAAATTTATGAATTTTGAGCGGTCCTAAACACTCCCTAATTCAAAGCAGTACTTTAACCTTTACTATACTTGTTCtatgggtgtgtttggtttaacTTCTAAACCAAATTCGCTGCCAAAAATCTTAAATCTCAACCAAACAAGTACAACAACACAATAGATTCCTAAAATTCTATATGTTCCTCTAGTTCGATGTAGAATTATCTTCTATCCCAGATTTTCTACATTCCTGACATCCATCTTACTAAATTATCATGCTCTTAATCTAAACCGTTGTTTCAACCAAACATATCTTAGCTTTTTCATACCCATCAGTTCACAACAGTTTTCTCAGAGCTATAATTATTTTTTCAAAAATCTACACCTTCTATTGATATTCTACTAATCATTTACTATACTTGTTCTAAGTTCTCGATGTCCTACATAAGGGTATTGATCTATCGATTCTAGGGCTACTATTAAAGCCTTGTTTAGGAACAAGAGAAATGAAGAAGATTGAATGAGCTAAAATCCTCATGCCATTTAATTTTAAAATATGAAAGGATTTTAGCCCCTTCAATCCACGTTAGAGCTGGTTCGGTAAACAAAAAAATGGAGGTTCACTATCCACCAAACCAGCCCTCAAAAGCCCTGCTTTTTTTATCATGGTTCCCCACTCCACAAGTCGAGGATATTCGTATGATATCCAAAGTATCAGTCCACCACAACCACACGGTAAATTTGCCAGTATTGCAGCGCCAGATTGTGCCAATAAACGGCACAACCGACATAAGCTCATATGACTCGTACGTTCGATGTCATTTGGACAAAACAGACAACAGCCGCCATGAGTTATCAGCAAACAAGCAGCAGCAGACTGCTCTACACAAGACAATTACTTCAAATGGAGTAGATGTTGCATAACATCTTATAACAGTCAAACAAATAGTTGCCGAAAGATGACAGAAAAGCTAAGAACATGCGTTGATGTCTGGAGAGcccaaacatggattcatctttcatACGATGGGTTCGTGTCTACATAACTGCCAGGACTCATGAAAACAGATACGATCACGTACTGCTGAAATTTGTCACACCATCATCAAATCTTCACACAACAATCTCTGGGTTACACCCAAGTTAGGCAGAGTCAGCAGGCTTTGGCTCATCAGGCTTCTTGACCGGCGTCTCAGTGCCCATCTCAGCTTTGAGATCGTTGATGCTCTGCTCGAGCTCATCAATCTTGGTTCCCATTTCATCTAGTGAAGTGTAGTTAAAGAAAACGGAAGATTGTGGCAGACAAGTGCATATATAGCTAATGATAAAATAGATTTTCAATAACTTCTGTCATTCCTATGTAAATTCCACAAATAAGCGCTTCAAattatcaacaagtaaaatgatgtCGTTGGATCATACTGTGATAGTGCGATGGCAAAACAATTGTGAAATCTCAGTGCACCAGCAGACTCAACATTATACTACAAGAATGCATTAGAACCTTCAATTTAATCTCTTGAACATACTTGAGTGTAACTAAGAATGGTCATCGTGCAGTTTAACAAATCATGATGATACAATTATAACAGCAAAAGTGGTATTTTCCTTCAATCCTAATGGAACGTTTGGTTCTGAATAGCTTGGCAAAAAAATCACGCAATATCACTTTGTAAGAAATATTCTTTTGCATGTCTCAGACTTCTGTTTTATTCTTTTATAGACCAGAAAAATATATTAGAAAAACGTAAGCAAAATATAGCCATGGTTTTCGACTTTTCGTTATTTTGTATGGAGCATGTGTATGCTCCAAGAAAACAATAACTACAGGGCTAACAGAAGAGCACAAAAAAACAGTTATCAAGGTCAGGAGACAGATTCTCAAAATGGAACAAGAATATTGTATGGATAATGGTATATTTTGTGTGTATGTATAGCTGGTTTGTTTCAGTTATAGAACGTTACAAGCTTGCACAAACACACCTAAAAAATATCGTCCATGGGCAATGATTTGTTAAATATACCAGCATCCAAAATGCATATTGGCATTACAGAAGCATGGCATCAGATATTACTATATTAAAGAACATCAAAACAATAATGACTGCACTGGTAGAAACTTATCTCGGAGCTCTATTTTTCACATTTTCTTGAAAAGACAAACAGAATAAAGATAATAAATTTAAAGCAGATAAGGATATTCTTTGACACAATGTTCTGCGACATGGACTCGAACCTTGTTTGCTGCAATTATCAGCGTTCAAGTGAGTGGGAGACGGTGGTAAATTATTTGAAGGAGATGCTAATGAAACCTTATCCAAAGGCACTCACCATCTGTCCAAGGAGGTTCTGGACCTGAAATGGAAAGCTAACAATCAGCAATTACAGACTCCTCGACTTTTTGGCAGTACAAAACCAAAAAATAAAGTCGAACGTTAATATCTTAACCCTATTTTCTGGCTTTATAAATAATCCAATGTTGTACTTCATTTTCTTATCTAAATGGTCCAAACTACACTGCCACGTGATATTAAAAGCAGTTTAGACTTTGTTTAAGAGACCCAAAGTTTTATGTTCCATCCCACTACTGTGCCAGGAAACAGTAAAATTTTACATATAAATGATGTGTGCTAATAGATCATATGATGCATAACCACATAAAAATCAGAACTTACAAATGCAGTCATATCTGTTGGGTTCTGTGATGATGGATCTGAATCCATGATAGCCTACAAGACCAGGTTCAGAAAATGGGTGAACAAACAGCAGTATACCGCAGCAGACTTGCATACAAATCAAAATAAACTCTATACATATTACATAGCATCAGGATAGCTCCTTTTTCAGTTTCCATACCAACAAATGTAAGAACTGGAAATAATGAAATTCAAGTATGGTCACAATTTGTAAAAGGACTGGTTACGAAGTGAACACTATGTAAAACATGTTACAGGGACTATAAAATGGTTGTAATGATGGAACCATTCAACATTCCTAACAAACAAGTGTATAGCAAATGTCAAAACATTGCGAATAAaaaaaatgtaattatacactaGAAAAATACCCAGTAAGAAATTGCAGAGCCAACTAGCCAAGTTATGAGTGCCATCATCAACGGGATAACAGAGATTCTTATACCCATTAAACCTCCCCCTACGAGGAGGTGTCTCCTATTTTCCATTTCTCCATCCACTGGCTCTCAGCAAGATCAAGGCAAGAGAATTCATGGTCGCATTTCAGATTTCTAGTTTCCTCTGCCCTCTTACTGCACATGATACTTGCCAAATCTTGTATTGTGCAGGATGTGCTCCGTCGCATCCTATCAGTGAGCATCTCAAGATCATCTCGCAAGCCAAGCCTGAGCAGCCTATCCCTCAGAACCTGACAAGTAGCCTGGTAAGGAGGGATACCCTCATCTACCATCCTCAAAAAATAACTGCAGGCCTCCTCTGCTCTACCCTTCTTGCAAGACAGCCCATGGATCATAACAGCATAAGTAGCTGCTCCTGGGTAGAAACCATGTTTTTCCATCCCATCCCAAACCTCAATTGCCCTATCAACCCTTCCTATCGCAAGCAACATTTTCAGAATCATGTTGTAAGAGTGCCGATTAGGCAAACATGAGCTATCATCCATCCTTGAAATGAGCCGCAACGCTTTATTCACCTCTTTCAGCTTACAATGTGTATTAAGCAGAGTGTTGTAGCTCCAGACATCAGGCTTCTCCCCATAAGTTGCCATCTCATTGAGGATATTATAAGCCTCATCAACCTCTCCCAACTCACACAGTAACCGAATGACAGCATTATAGGTGAATACATTTGGTGTAAGGCTGCGTGCACGCATCCTATCTAGCACTCGAAGAGCAGCACGGGCATCCTTTGACGCACATGCAGATCGAAGGAATGGGCCGTAAGTGGCAGCATCAGGGGCAAGCCCACGGCTGCGTTGCATATCTTTTAGCTGCTCCTGAGCAAGTGCAACATCCCCTCCTCGACACAAGGCGTCAATCAACGCATTATAGGCAGGCACATCAGGTTGGACCCCTCTCTCAATCATTTCGTCAAACAGCTTTTGGGCCTTCACTGGACTCGCAACAACAGCCCACCCAGAGATCAGGATGGTATAAGTTTTGGCCGAGAGATCAAACTGAAATGGCGACTCCCTAAAGAATGCCTCTGCGTGCTCCACCAGGCCATTATGCGATAACGTGAAGAGCAGCGAGTGGAGATCAGCGACCGTCGGCAGGAAACAGAACCTCTCCATGGAGGAGAAAGCTCGGATGGCATCCTCGGGTAGACCGGCGCGGGCGTACGCGCGGAACAGCAGCGGAAACAGGTCCCGCGAGAGCGCAGACCGCGGGAGATCGGAGAGCAGAGAGCGCAGAAGCGGGaagagccgcgcccccgcaagcgaGCCGGCGAGGATGAGGAGCGAGTCCGGAAGGTGTGTGAACCCCGGCATCGCAGCCGCGAAGAGGAAGAACCGGAGGGAGGGCACGGGAAGGTTACGGCAGCGGCGCAGGACGGCAGCCGCCGCCGCGGGCGTGAGGCGGGGCGCGAATCCGCTGAGCGCGGCGCGGAGGTCGTGCCGCGGCCCGCGGAAGTCGCTGAGCACACGGCAGAGAGCGCCAACGAGCCGCgggtcggggtcggggtcggggtcCGGGGCCGGATAGGGCCGCGGATCCGGCTGTCCAGCCGGCGAGGCAGAGCAGAGGCCGCGCAGGAATAGGAGAGAACGCGGGCTTCCCGGCGCGGCCGCAGCGAAGAGCCTGGCGGCAGATTGCATCTCGCGCGATGTGGGCGCAGGGGGCTGTGCAGTAGGAGCAGATTCGCGGGTGACGCGAGGATGCACGAAttcaaacaaaaaaaaaacaCGGGAGACGAAGCTCAAGAGGGACCGCGAGGCGGCTTACCGGGGAAGCGCGTGTCGTGGAGGAGGAGGGGCTCGCCGGCGGTCGGCGGATTCGGAGGAGGTACGGTGAGCGTGGGTGCGGCTCAGGTGGGTGGTTGTATACGAGTGGAAGGGGAGGACGCAGGAGCGGAGGGCTGAAAAGCGGCCCGGTTCGCGTGGGCTACCAAAAGCGAGCCAGGCAGGGTTTCGAAGGAACAAAGGCTGCTTGGCCCAGGCAAAGCTCTGAGACGTTCGGTTTTTATCGTTTGGAGCTGTGATTAGAGACGGCATTGGCAATGCTATCTCATATCCATACCTGTAAAAAAATAAACTCGTCGGATCACCCATATTCACTAATGACAATAGATTTATCCCCATATtcatacccatgtgggtatgggtctCCCATCGAGTCACTTGTACTCATAAAGATTAAAACTTTATCAAAATAATACAATATACAAACATCAAGTATATCAATCTAAATATCATTACAAAAGATTGAGCATCATTCAATCATCCATTCAATAATATCATGGATCATTGAATAAAGTAGCAATACTAGGATAGTACCACATAacacattacatgttccattacatgacCATCAAATAGTTGTTAAACCTTGTATGACATTATCACAAAAAAGTTTGTCAAATAGTCAAAATAAATGGAATATCAAAGCCCAAGTTCACGCTTTTATactgggtattttatacccatggGTTAACATGTATGGGTAAGAgtggaacgttctaatacccttTACCCACTGGTGAAGGTTTTTGCCCAATAAGAGACTCATGGGTACAATATCTAGCCCGTATGCATACCTTAATGGAGTCAATACCCATCGGATATCGgatcgcgggtacccattgccatctctagttgtGATCCTTCGCCTAGCAGGTGTCGTGGTCGGCACCGTTGATCGGTGGGAAGGGGAAGCAGCTCCACGTTGTCTATCTTACCTCCTATT
This portion of the Zea mays cultivar B73 chromosome 2, Zm-B73-REFERENCE-NAM-5.0, whole genome shotgun sequence genome encodes:
- the LOC541966 gene encoding empty pericarp 2 isoform 3 (isoform 3 is encoded by transcript variant 3), translated to MENRRHLLVGGGLMGIRISVIPLMMALITWLVGSAISYWAIMDSDPSSQNPTDMTAFVQNLLGQMQTRFESMSQNIVSKIDEMGTKIDELEQSINDLKAEMGTETPVKKPDEPKPADSA
- the LOC541966 gene encoding empty pericarp 2 isoform 2 (isoform 2 is encoded by transcript variant 2) — translated: MQSAARLFAAAAPGSPRSLLFLRGLCSASPAGQPDPRPYPAPDPDPDPDPRLVGALCRVLSDFRGPRHDLRAALSGFAPRLTPAAAAAVLRRCRNLPVPSLRFFLFAAAMPGFTHLPDSLLILAGSLAGARLFPLLRSLLSDLPRSALSRDLFPLLFRAYARAGLPEDAIRAFSSMERFCFLPTVADLHSLLFTLSHNGLVEHAEAFFRESPFQFDLSAKTYTILISGWAVVASPVKAQKLFDEMIERGVQPDVPAYNALIDALCRGGDVALAQEQLKDMQRSRGLAPDAATYGPFLRSACASKDARAALRVLDRMRARSLTPNVFTYNAVIRLLCELGEVDEAYNILNEMATYGEKPDVWSYNTLLNTHCKLKEAIMDSDPSSQNPTDMTAFVQNLLGQMQTRFESMSQNIVSKIDEMGTKIDELEQSINDLKAEMGTETPVKKPDEPKPADSA
- the LOC541966 gene encoding empty pericarp 2 isoform 1 (isoform 1 is encoded by transcript variant 1) → MDSDPSSQNPTDMTAFVQNLLGQMQTRFESMSQNIVSKIDEMGTKIDELEQSINDLKAEMGTETPVKKPDEPKPADSA